One window of Quercus robur chromosome 5, dhQueRobu3.1, whole genome shotgun sequence genomic DNA carries:
- the LOC126726124 gene encoding sodium/calcium exchanger NCL2-like isoform X2: MLRVSFIILLVLLITHLGNSRSFKENSNLISDGIDQISHSSILEVDVKATTVTCEAIYGFLPCTSSVWGEIFMIVVYEFLLCSAEKYVSSGADLFFQMFGTGIFGASLFQILGTIPQVALVLVTGVTASADTIEAQAKMGMSLLAGSTIMLLTLIWGSVIAFGSYDLSQPSDSSDVENKRQFSLTGYGVSTDVETYHTSRIMIVSMIPFLILQMAKVLNSSSGRRIVVLVSLIVTLAFLFLYFTYQVFQPWIQSRRLEYLMSKHVQKNLLLSLLTGSGRPDETIIRELFHKIDKNNDNHISPNELRALILGIQIEVGLNEADYEAMVMEEFDIPGDSHITETEFIKGFSKWINKAQHPANNQGHDKPKFSNSNSKNSTEEQQRLLAQKKESTGTNKSWLNYIKAAFLLILGTAITVLLAQPLMQTLEEFSTAVNIPSFLVSYVVIPLALNYRQTLKAITSARQKTEKAISLTFSEIYNGIFMNNMMGLAIFLALVYIRDLSWDVSAEILVVLLICTAMGLFTCFCTKFPFWTSIPAYLLYPLSLLLIYVLTTFFGWS, from the exons ATGTTGAGAGTCTCATTTATCATTCTCTTAGTCCTTCTTATAACTCATTTGGGGAATAGCCGTTCCTTCAAAGAGAATTCCAACCTTATATCCGATGGCATAGACCAAATAAGCCATTCTTCAATCCTTGAAGTTGATGTTAAAGCAACAACAGTGACTTGTGAGGCCATTTATGGCTTCTTGCCTTGCACATCATCGGTTTGGGGGGAGATCTTCATGATTGTTGTATATGAGTTCTTGCTGTGTTCTGCAGAGAAGTATGTTTCAAGTGGGGCTGACCTTTTCTTTCAAATGTTTGGAACTGGTATCTTCGGTGCTAGCTTATTCCAAATACTTGGTACAATCCCACAAGTGGCTTTGGTACTTG TGACTGGAGTGACAGCAAGTGCAGACACTATTGAAGCACAAGCAAAAATGGGAATGAGTTTACTTGCAGGATCAACAATCATGCTTCTTACATTAATCTGGGGTTCTGTTATTGCTTTCGGCAGCTATGATCTTTCACAGCCTTCGGATTCATCAGACGTGGAAAATAAGAGACAATTCAGTTTGACTg GTTATGGTGTTAGCACTGACGTTGAAACCTACCATACTTCAAGAATAATGATTGTATCCATGATCCCATTTCTCATTCTTCAAATGGCAAAAGTTCTCAATTCATCTTCAGGGAGACGAATTGTAGTCTTAGTTTCTCTCATTGTTACCCTAGCCTTCCTCTTCCTTTACTTCACCTATCAg GTGTTCCAGCCATGGATTCAGAGTAGGAGACTTGAATATCTGATGAGCAAGCATGTGCAGAAAAACCTACTACTGAGTCTTCTCACTGGTAGTGGCAGACCTGACGAAACAATTATAAGAGA ACTTTTTCACAAAATCGACAAGAATAATGACAACCATATATCACCTAATGAATTGAGAGCATTAATCTTAGGAATACAAATAGAAGTAGGTTTGAATGAGGCTGACTATGAAGCAATGGTGATGGAGGAGTTTGATATCCCTGGTGATTCTCATATAACTGAGACTGAATTCATTAAAGGGTTCTCAAAATGGATTAATAAGGCTCAGCACCCTGCCAACAATCAAGGTCATGACAAGCCAAAGTTTTCTAACAGCAATTCAAAG AATTCAACCGAAGAGCAACAGAGGCTACTGGCTCAGAAAAAGGAAAGTACGGGAACTAACAAATCATGGTTGAATTACATTAAGGCAGCTTTTCTATTGATTCTTGGAACTGCTATCACCGTTTTGCTTGCACAACCCCTCATGCAAACTCTAGAAGAGTTTTCTACTGCTGTAAACATCCCATCTTTTTTGGTATCATATGTTGTGATACCCTTGGCTTTGAACTACAGACAGACACTAAAAGCAATTACTTCTGCCAGACAGAAGACAGAAAAAGCTATCTCCTTAACCTTTTCTGAG ATTTATAATGGAATATTCATGAACAACATGATGGGTTTAGCCATCTTCTTGGCACTTGTTTACATACGAGATTTGTCATGGGATGTCTCCGCTGAAATTCTGGTTGTTCTACTTATCTGCACAGCGATGGGACTATTCACCTGCTTCTGCACCAAATTCCCTTTCTGGACAAGTATCCCAGCATATCTTCTGTACCCCTTATCACTGCTGCTCATTTATGTTCTCACTACTTTTTTTGGATGGTCCTAA
- the LOC126726124 gene encoding sodium/calcium exchanger NCL2-like isoform X1 translates to MLRVSFIILLVLLITHLGNSRSFKENSNLISDGIDQISHSSILEVDVKATTVTCEAIYGFLPCTSSVWGEIFMIVVYEFLLCSAEKYVSSGADLFFQMFGTGIFGASLFQILGTIPQVALVLVTGVTASADTIEAQAKMGMSLLAGSTIMLLTLIWGSVIAFGSYDLSQPSDSSDVENKRQFSLTGYGVSTDVETYHTSRIMIVSMIPFLILQMAKVLNSSSGRRIVVLVSLIVTLAFLFLYFTYQVFQPWIQSRRLEYLMSKHVQKNLLLSLLTGSGRPDETIIRELFHKIDKNNDNHISPNELRALILGIQIEVGLNEADYEAMVMEEFDIPGDSHITETEFIKGFSKWINKAQHPANNQGHDKPKFSNSNSKTQLQNSTEEQQRLLAQKKESTGTNKSWLNYIKAAFLLILGTAITVLLAQPLMQTLEEFSTAVNIPSFLVSYVVIPLALNYRQTLKAITSARQKTEKAISLTFSEIYNGIFMNNMMGLAIFLALVYIRDLSWDVSAEILVVLLICTAMGLFTCFCTKFPFWTSIPAYLLYPLSLLLIYVLTTFFGWS, encoded by the exons ATGTTGAGAGTCTCATTTATCATTCTCTTAGTCCTTCTTATAACTCATTTGGGGAATAGCCGTTCCTTCAAAGAGAATTCCAACCTTATATCCGATGGCATAGACCAAATAAGCCATTCTTCAATCCTTGAAGTTGATGTTAAAGCAACAACAGTGACTTGTGAGGCCATTTATGGCTTCTTGCCTTGCACATCATCGGTTTGGGGGGAGATCTTCATGATTGTTGTATATGAGTTCTTGCTGTGTTCTGCAGAGAAGTATGTTTCAAGTGGGGCTGACCTTTTCTTTCAAATGTTTGGAACTGGTATCTTCGGTGCTAGCTTATTCCAAATACTTGGTACAATCCCACAAGTGGCTTTGGTACTTG TGACTGGAGTGACAGCAAGTGCAGACACTATTGAAGCACAAGCAAAAATGGGAATGAGTTTACTTGCAGGATCAACAATCATGCTTCTTACATTAATCTGGGGTTCTGTTATTGCTTTCGGCAGCTATGATCTTTCACAGCCTTCGGATTCATCAGACGTGGAAAATAAGAGACAATTCAGTTTGACTg GTTATGGTGTTAGCACTGACGTTGAAACCTACCATACTTCAAGAATAATGATTGTATCCATGATCCCATTTCTCATTCTTCAAATGGCAAAAGTTCTCAATTCATCTTCAGGGAGACGAATTGTAGTCTTAGTTTCTCTCATTGTTACCCTAGCCTTCCTCTTCCTTTACTTCACCTATCAg GTGTTCCAGCCATGGATTCAGAGTAGGAGACTTGAATATCTGATGAGCAAGCATGTGCAGAAAAACCTACTACTGAGTCTTCTCACTGGTAGTGGCAGACCTGACGAAACAATTATAAGAGA ACTTTTTCACAAAATCGACAAGAATAATGACAACCATATATCACCTAATGAATTGAGAGCATTAATCTTAGGAATACAAATAGAAGTAGGTTTGAATGAGGCTGACTATGAAGCAATGGTGATGGAGGAGTTTGATATCCCTGGTGATTCTCATATAACTGAGACTGAATTCATTAAAGGGTTCTCAAAATGGATTAATAAGGCTCAGCACCCTGCCAACAATCAAGGTCATGACAAGCCAAAGTTTTCTAACAGCAATTCAAAG ACACAATTGCAGAATTCAACCGAAGAGCAACAGAGGCTACTGGCTCAGAAAAAGGAAAGTACGGGAACTAACAAATCATGGTTGAATTACATTAAGGCAGCTTTTCTATTGATTCTTGGAACTGCTATCACCGTTTTGCTTGCACAACCCCTCATGCAAACTCTAGAAGAGTTTTCTACTGCTGTAAACATCCCATCTTTTTTGGTATCATATGTTGTGATACCCTTGGCTTTGAACTACAGACAGACACTAAAAGCAATTACTTCTGCCAGACAGAAGACAGAAAAAGCTATCTCCTTAACCTTTTCTGAG ATTTATAATGGAATATTCATGAACAACATGATGGGTTTAGCCATCTTCTTGGCACTTGTTTACATACGAGATTTGTCATGGGATGTCTCCGCTGAAATTCTGGTTGTTCTACTTATCTGCACAGCGATGGGACTATTCACCTGCTTCTGCACCAAATTCCCTTTCTGGACAAGTATCCCAGCATATCTTCTGTACCCCTTATCACTGCTGCTCATTTATGTTCTCACTACTTTTTTTGGATGGTCCTAA